A genomic region of Eucalyptus grandis isolate ANBG69807.140 chromosome 5, ASM1654582v1, whole genome shotgun sequence contains the following coding sequences:
- the LOC104431609 gene encoding uncharacterized protein LOC104431609: MSKDNESLHYMDEEAKRKKRMKWTIGIIAFVILQVVQALFFVLVIMKFKSPKFRVGEFDIQTLNVGTQASPSFDMSFVAPIRVKNTNWGPFKYDASTVSFTYGGAQVGQAIIPKSKANFKSTKKIDVHVTLSSLNLPSASNLGNELSSGIITLNSQGELKGKVTVMFMFKKTKISQMNCTIAINTATKVVQSLTCK; the protein is encoded by the coding sequence ATGTCGAAGGACAACGAATCGCTGCACTACATGGACGAGGAGGCGAAGCGCAAGAAGAGGATGAAGTGGACGATCGGCATCATCGCCTTCGTCATCCTACAGGTAGTCCAAGCTCTCTTCTTCGTCCTGGTCATCATGAAGTTCAAGTCCCCCAAGTTCAGGGTCGGTGAGTTCGACATCCAAACCTTGAATGTCGGGACTCAGGCCTCGCCCTCGTTCGATATGAGCTTTGTCGCTCCGATCCGGGTCAAGAACACCAACTGGGGTCCTTTCAAGTATGATGCTTCTACTGTTAGCTTCACCTATGGCGGTGCCCAAGTGGGACAAGCGATCATTCCCAAGAGCAAGGCCAACTTCAAGTCCACCAAAAAGATTGACGTGCATGTGACCTTGAGCTCTTTGAATTTGCCAAGCGCTTCGAATCTTGGGAACGAGTTGAGTTCAGGGATCATAACATTGAACAGCCAAGGTGAACTCAAAGGGAAAGTAACGGTCATGTTCAtgttcaaaaaaacaaaaatctccCAAATGAATTGCACCATAGCCATCAATACAGCAACCAAGGTGGTCCAATCCTTGACATGTAAATAA
- the LOC120293596 gene encoding late embryogenesis abundant protein At1g64065-like, with amino-acid sequence MSKDNESLHYMNEEAKRKKRMKWTIGIIAFVIFQVLVAVFFVLVIMKFKSPKFRVGEFNVQTLNVGNQASPSFNMSFVAPIRVKNTNWGPFKYDASTVSFTYGGVQVGQATIPKSKANFKSTKKIDVPVTLNSDALPTSSNLGSELSSGIITLNSQGELKGKVTVMFMFKKTKISQMNCTIAIDTTTNAIHSLSCK; translated from the coding sequence ATGTCGAAGGACAACGAATCACTGCACTACATGAACGAGGAGGCGAAGCGCAAGAAGAGGATGAAGTGGACGATCGGCATCATCGCCTTCGTCATCTTTCAGGTACTCGTAGCCGTCTTCTTCGTCCTAGTCATCATGAAGTTCAAGTCCCCTAAGTTCAGGGTCGGTGAGTTCAACGTCCAAACCTTGAACGTCGGGAATCAGGCCTCACCCTCGTTCAACATGAGCTTCGTCGCTCCGATCCGGGTCAAGAACACCAACTGGGGTCCCTTCAAGTACGATGCTTCTACTGTTAGCTTCACCTATGGGGGCGTCCAAGTGGGACAAGCGACCATTCCCAAGAGCAAGGCCAACTTCAAGTCCACCAAGAAGATCGATGTGCCCGTGACCTTGAACTCCGATGCTTTGCCTACTAGTTCGAACCTTGGGAGCGAATTGAGCTCGGGGATCATAACCTTAAATAGCCAAGGCGAGCTCAAAGGAAAGGTAACAGTCATGTTCATGTTTAAGAAGACGAAGATATCCCAGATGAATTGCACCATTGCTATCGATACAACGACCAATGCGATCCACTCCTTGTCGTGTAAATGA